GGTCTCTGAAGGGAGAAGAAGGTGTTGTCTGAGCAGGCCTGGTTCGCTTGGAGCAGGCACCCAGCGCTGCCAGCCGCCCCGTGTCCCTGGGTGCTGGTGGTGCAGTGGGATGCTCTCATTTCTTGGGACTTGCAAATgggtttatatatatacactttttttttttttttaaaatgaaagccttAACATTTCTGTGCCTGTCTGTACCGTGGCAGAAGCCTGATTTTGAAACAAGAGGTAATTGTGCCGTCTGAGAGTTCGTGCCGTGCCAAATGGCGGCGCGGCAGCACCCGCGGGGATGGGCAATGAACTAACCCGCCCTCCCCGCGGCGACAGCCCGCCCCAGGCGGCGGCTCGCCCGGGAGAGCCGCGGGTATTCCCCGGGGCCTCGGTGGAGGCCAGGGGCCGCGACGAGCGCGCTCACTGGGAAGGGAGTCCCGGCCGCGGCCCCTTTAAGAAGGGGctgcgggggagggggggggggcaggcacGCGCGTTGCTAGGAGACGGGGTAGGCCCGGCGACGGCGGCCGCCATTTGCCGCGGGGGTGCGGGAGATGGCGGCGGGCGCTGAGGCCTTGGGCTGCCGCCAGCCGCGGCACCTCGCCGAGAGGCGGGCGGCGCCCTgcgagcggcggggccgggagcggagGCCTGGGGCCGGGATCGGGATCGGGATCGGGATCGGGATCGGCGGGGGCGTGActacctcctctccctgtctgaggaggagctgctcctcacagggACGGCTCCTCTGGGGGCGGGGcctgggggggcgggggagctGAGAGCCACGCCTTCCTGGCTGTGCGGGAGGGAGGGGCCTGCGCAGGCCCCGCCCCCGGGCGCAGCAGGGTCTGCAGATGGCGGtggcccccagccctgctgtcgCCAGCGCGGGCAGAGGGGCCGGGCAGCAGGGCCGGGCCCTGCCTGTCATGGCCCCGAAATAACGCCTGTGTGGCCGGCTGGATCCCTCCTGCTCCGCCGTGTGCCCAGCCCGGGCCCACGCTCTGGGAGCTGGCGCTTGAAACCGCCATCTCAGCAGAGCGGAGCTCCGAGGTCGCCTCCGGCGTGCAGCCCCGGGCGCCTGCTCGGGCATCGCACCCTGCGCCGTGGCCGCGCAACGCGGTCGGTGCGGCGGAGAGGAAGGCGGCGGCGTGAAGTCCGTGCACAGACTCAGAGGTCGATCAGTTTGCAGGCTTGGGCCAGCCAGGCTGTTTGTGTCTGCCCCGGGCTCGCACATCCAAACCCTTGGGTACTGAAGCGCCTGAGATCTGTCAGAGTTTCGGACATCTGGCGTGTTTCGGACGCCTGGTTTTCTTCCGAACCCCAGAGGCAGCTTCGAAAGCCTCTGCCAAGCTGGGCCAGCCTTTCCTGCTCCTCTGGAGTTGGGAAAAGTAGCTCCAGCGTGGGAGAGGCGCGTCCTGCTTTCGGCAGCTACTAGCAGCCTTCGTCTTCCTCCTTGCTGCCTCTCAAGCTTGCCAGCGTTGAGAGGCAAGCACGCACAGAGCTGGCACGAAAAACCGGTTAATAAGCAAATGCAACAGTAAGTCTACAGGCAGTATCATGCTGGCTTAAACATAAATCAGTATTTAATTAGCAAGTCTGGCTCAGCCTGTGTCCACCCGTTGTTCTGTAACGTGCTTGTGCCTAACAGGCTGCTCCCACACACCCCCTGAACTGCTTTGGGTCCTGGAAGACGAGTTTACAGCCTCTTAACCTAAAATGGCTGTATTTCAGTTGGTAGGAGGACCCCGGGGATCTCTGCCATgccctcctctctctttcctgtttaGAAATCACAAGCCGCACCGAGGAGGGGGGGTTGCACCCAAGGAGCgggaggaggagatgcaggCGCTGGAGCACGGCTCTTGCCCGGCGGGTTGCTGGCAGCCTCAGGCTGCAGCCGGGGCGGTGAGACGGGACTGCCCAGCCGCTTCCCTCTGTGCTTCAACAACACACCCAGACAGGTTGTTCATGGCAGCCTTGGGGATGTTGGAAGAAACCAGCCAAGCCGGCAGTCCTCGCTCCAACCCGGCCACGCTTTTCCACAGAGCTGGCCCTATGGAGCAGGGAGTGTACCGGGGCCACCCCGTCTCCCGCAGCGCTGAGAGCGGGTGCCGGGGAAGCGGATGAACGGCTGGGCGTGCGGCGGTACTTTCCAGCCACCCTCGCAGCCTCCGGTATCGCCGTGCCGCTTGTCGCAGCTGTTGACACTCTGACCGTTTCGGTTTTGGCAGGACCCGGGTGTCAGAGtgaaagaggcagcagcagcaagaattGTGCCTAGCGCGAGCGctggaaaagagggagaggaaaggtttAAAGCAGTTATATGAGTCATTGCCCTAAATCTGCCTCGCACCCGCTGCCGGGGCAGCGGGACCTGCAGGCAGTAGTGCAAGGACCTTTCCCTTCGCACCCAGGGAGAGCTGCCTGATCCTCCCACTGGGTTGATTATTTTACCTTATCCAGAGCTTCACCAGCTCCCGCAGCCCATTGTTCCCCTTGTGCcttccctgcccttcctcctcgCCCCCAGCAGTGGTACCCCGGCTGCACCGAAGGCACCAGCAAGGCACCTCGGGAAGGCTCAGCAGGACACCAGTGGCCCTGGGCTGGACCAACCTCCCTTTCCCACCAACTACCAGTGGCCCTGGGATGCTGGGCACGACCCTTcggcagaggagagggaatgaAACAGCATCTCTCTGGGATCTGGAGTGGCCGGGGACCAAGGGGTCAGCTTGGCCCAAGGGGAACTGCATTCCCCCCCCCGGCACTGCAAatccagcagcaggcaggggctgcgTGCCCGTCCCCGCGGTGCTCCCTGCTGcgctgtgctggggctggagccagCAGTGACTCAGCAGGCGCCCGCCGGGCTGCCATGCCACGAGCCCACGCTgcggggagccgggctgggggggctcAGGGATGCTCCCGGCGGCCCCAAGCTGAGAGCTGGACCCCTCTCGCATGGGGACCATAGGGTGGTTGCAGCACCCAAGCAGCAGCCCAAGGTTTTGGGGTGCAGCATGCCAtccaggcagcacagggagctCCTGCGCTGGCAGCTGCATCCCGCTGGCTCCCTGCAAAGCCAAGCTGTAGGGATTTGGGATTTGAAATCCCCCCACATACACTCTGTTGCATGAGGCCACCGCACCAGCGAGTGCTGCCCGCGGCAGGTCTCCTCCACTCCCCGTGGGCACAAATGCCACCTAgaagcacagccctgctcagcagcaaaGGGTTAAGCACCAGCCCAGCTATCAGGGaagctttcctctcctccttttccttgccAAGGTTTAAATTTAGTCCCTGCATGAACCCAGACGACTTGGGCATCAGGTTGCTCTGGGGCTGGCAGTGCCGGGGAGcacctgctcctgctgcttcacTGCAAAAATCCCCCCGAAAACTGGGACTGAGCTCCGCCGGCAGCGGTCAGGGCCGGCAAGCTGCGGAGACCCTCATGCTGTGCCGGGCACGCCGGCCACTTGCTTTGGGTCCCCctgaaaaaggcaaatagtAGCCATCCGTCATTCGGTTCTTGTGAGTCCTGGAGGTGCTCGGTGCCCGGTTTGATTTCAAGCCTTGAGTTTGTTCCTGGCCGCTTGCAATTAGTTTTGGGGGAGCTGCTGCTTGGGGCAGAGTGGTTTTGGGGGAAGCCCCCAGGATGGGGACACGCCGTTCCTGCAGCGAGGTGGACAGAGGCACCGGGAAAGGAGCCGTGGCGGGGACGGAGCGGCAGCTCGGGGCCCGGCCGTGCCCTCCCCACTGGGGACGGGAACGTCCCCGGAGAGGTCTGTGGGTCCCCCAGCTCcggagcagcccagcctgctgcaCCGGGGGCCACAGCCCAGGTACCCCTGTGGGGTATGGGGATGCCCTGGCACCTCGCCTGCGGATTTGAGGAGCAGTGGCGCAGGGCGAGGGGGCAAGGGACGGTGCTGGCAGCCCCCCGGCAGACCCCTAAGGCCGGGGGCGGCGGTGGCATCCCTGCAATGCGCTTGGCGTCGCCTCCCCCGGGCTGGCGCTCGCTGACGTCCATGTGATCGAGGGGCTGCTCCGTCCTGCCGCTGGGTCCAGCCGCCGCGACGGCGAGGGAGCCAGAAGGTCGAGCCTGCGTCCCCAGCGGAGCGTCCCCGGCACCGAGGAGGGTCTCCTGGCACCGACTGGCACCTCCCTGGGGTCGTCCCTGCCATGATGCCCCGCGGGAAGAGGGACCCCGTCCTGCTCTCCCACGCTGAGCTGCCCGGCACTGACGGCGAGGGTCCCCGCAGCGGCGGCGAGGGCCGGCGGTCCACGTCGGAGGAGGAGGGCCACCTCCTCGGCCTCCCCCGCGACGACCTCACCAAGAGCATGTCGGGCTCCTCCGTCTCCTCTTACCACTCCGCCCTGTGCTCAGAGGCGACGGAGACCTTCAAGGACTGCCTGGAGTTTCTGGACGAGGAGGGGACGCCCCCCCGGGacgcggggcggcggggcggccaTGCCGagggggctgccccggggcgcTGGGCTCCGGTGGGGGCCCCCGGcgtccccccgccgcccggccccctCGCCCGCCCGCAGCAGGCTCAGCTGTCCATCGCTGCTAAGAATAGCCCGgcgccggggcaggggggcaggatGGGTCCCCTCGGCGGGGACCGGCAGCCTGCCACCGCTGCCACCACCGCCAGCGGGGAGCTGGCTCTGCCCCGGCAGCCCGGGGGGATGCTCGGCGGGGCGCCCAGCGATTCGGACGAGGCGGACGGCGAGGTGCGGGCACTGACGGCCAGGGCTTTTCGCAGCCTCTCTGGTCCCCCAGGCGCCCGCCTCGACATGTGCAGCTCCCacacctcctccagcctctccaaCTCACTGTCGGAGGAcggcgggcggccgcggcggtGGCCGGCGGCTGGCGGTGAGCCCCGGGGCACGGTGGCAGCCCTCCACGGCAGGGTGGGCTGGCCCTTCCCCACCGGCGTGGacggggagctgctgggcttgctggggaaggagcagtTTGAGTGCGTGGATGTGGAGCTGGAGAGCGGGGAGGCCAGGAAGGGCCACTGCAAGAAGAGGACCGTCCCCAAGCGCCAGATCctgctgaagaggaaggagaggaaggagacaggTTTCGGCCCCTGGGGGGACAGCCCGGTCCCCCAACCCCTGCCCCCCACCAGGAAGGAGCCCCTCAGCAAGGGCAGGGCCGTTGGAGAGGACTTCAGGCTCAACTACAAGCAGTTCATGAAGGCAGCCTCCCTGGACACCGACAAGACCAGAGTGGCCTCTTGCCTGGTGAGAAACGTCCTCGCCAAGAAAATGCAGTACGAGCAGAGGATCAAGATGGAGCAGAAGGGGCTGCGGGGCAGCTCGACCTCCTCGGGGCCGTCCTCCGCCGGCACCGACCTGCTGGGGGACGGCCTGGAGGGCAAGTCCAGCTCGCTCTCCCGCTCGGACTGCAGCTTCTCAGCCGAGGACCTGCGGGGCAGCGGGATGCCAGTGGCTGTGGTGGCCACGGTGGCCGTGGGGGATGCCACCGCCACCCATCCCGCCAAGGGGGTGGTGCTGAGTGAGGCAACGAGGGAGAGCGTCTGCAAGCTGAAGAAGACCTTCAACGAACTCAATGAGAGGATGAAGTATCAGGAGGTGCTGGAGGGTCACCGGCTGCCCGGCGCTGCCGAGGAGCCGGCGTCGGAGAGGACCCGCTACCGGCGAGCACGCGCCTTGTTCGAAGCCCACCCCGGGGTGGGGAAGGCGCTGGACGTTGCCCCCAGATTTGAGAGAGCGCCGAAGCCGTGGCCCAGCTTGAAGCAGCGAGCCATCCGCCCCAGCCACCCCCAAACCCTCCCCTTCGAGGCCGACAGCCTGGCGCTCCCCGCCACGCCACCACGCCGCCTCTTCACCTCCCGGGCGCAGGAGGTGAGGCTGGCGCCACAGAACCGGCAGAAGGAAAAGCCACCAGTGGTGCCCCGCCAGCCGCCGAGTCCCAGCAGCCCAGACCGGGGGTCCCCGCCGGCTGCCCCCCCCaagctggaagagaaggggaaggggcgCATCCCAAAGCCCCGGGACGTGCGCAAGCTGGTGAAGAGCAGCTACAGCCTCTGCTTCGCGACTGCCGGTGCATCCTGTGGCACCACGGCACCGGCGAGAGGCGGGGAGCCGCCACCGGCCACCCCGCTCGTCATCCACTGCACCTCGGTGTGCCGCCGGGAGCCAGCGACGGAGCCGGGGGATGAGGAGGTGCTGGCAGCTGCCGGCCAAGAGCCAGCCCCGGCATGTGCTGAGGGCCCCGCAAAGCTCACTGGCAGCCGGCCCTCGCCCACCCAGGGCTCCCCCGTCCACATCACGAGGGTCCAGGCCACGCGGAGGTGGGCGGCCGCCACGGAGGGGCCACCAGCATCCCCCCCGCGCCGGGAGCGGAGCGAGCTGAGGGTGCCGCCGCGGGCACCGGCAGCTGAGGGGGTGCCACACGTGGAGACCCACCTCCACGTCCTGGTGGGCCGGCGGTCCCCGGCAGCGGCCAGGGAGGGCTCGCCGACTCAGAGCAGTGCGGTGCTGCGGACGGAGAAgactcttctcctccctccgcCACCGCCGAGTCCCACGGAGGGAAAGGGGGGACGTGGCCATGGCGGCACCGGAGGGCTCCACGCTGCTGAGGGGCCCAAGATAACGGTGCCGCAGCATGGTGGCAGCGACAGCGGGGACCCCCAAGCCAGACCCCCGGCCGGCGGCAGCACGTACCCACAGCCTGTGAAACCGGCAGCAAGAAGCACGCCAGAACTGCCTGCAAGcgagcagaggcagaagcagccaggCAGCCGGCTGGTGTCAGCGGGGAGTGGCGGCTCTGCTGCTGGGACTGACCCCGCCGCCCCATTTCAAGCCGGGGAAGGCGGTGAAGGTCCCTCTGGCCAGCTGCCGGAGCGGAGGGAGGCCTGGGAGCATTTACCGAAGTGGCCGGCAGCCACCGAGCCATACCTTCCTGCTGCCCCGGCGGAGAACTCCAACTACTTAGCAATTCCTGTGAAAGCCCCCAAATCCTCTccgatgccagagctgcccTCGGTCCCCATCCCAGCCAGCACGTCCTTTGGGACCCCCTTGGTCCCCAACCCAGCCAGCACATCCTTTGGGACCCCTTTGGTCCCCAAGCCAGCCAGTGCATCCTCTGGGACCCCCATGGTCCCCAACATGACCAACTCATCCTTTGGCTACCCATCAGCCTCCAGCCTGGCCAGCACATCATTTGGGACTCCCTTGGTCTCCAACCCCACCAACAAGTCTTTTGGGACCCCCTTAATCCCCTACCCAGCCAGTGCGTCCTTTGGGGCCCCCTTGGTCCCCAACCTGTGCGGTGCATCCTTTGGGACCCCCTTGGTCCCTAACTCAGCCAACGCATCCTTTGGGACTCCCTTGGTCCCTAATCCATCTAGTGTATCCTTTGGGACCCCCTTGGTCCCCAATCCATCCAGCGCATCCTTTGGGACCCCCTCAGTCCCTAATCTGGCCAACTCATCACTTGGGGTCCCCTTGGTCCCCAACCCAGCCAGCTCATCCTTTGGTCCCCCTTGGTCACCAACCCAGTCCCTGCTTCCCTTGGGCACCCATCAGTCTCCAACGTGGCCAGCTCATCCTTTGGATCCCCTTTGGTTCCCAACCTGGCCAGTGCTCCACTGGGGACCGGTGTGTGTCCCCTGCCTGGTGGGGAAGTGCCCTGGAGCAAACCCGGCCCCgagccccccctgccccggccccccgaGGCCCCAGCCGCTGCGGAGTGCCCGGTGccgctgcccccagcccagccccagcctcgcCTCGAGGACGCTCCCCATTTCCTAAAGAGGACCGACGGTGCCTCGCCAAGCAGCAAGAGTGCACCAAGCCCCACCAAGCCCTTTGCCCCGCACCTGCCCGCACACCGGAGGATGCTTGTCGATCCCGACAGTGGGAAGTGCTACTACATGGAGCCACCGCGGCAGCCCCAGCTGAAAACACTCTACGACCCCGAGACCGGGCAGTACCTGGAGGTGCTCATCCCACCGGTGGCATCGCACGCCGGGCTCTACCAGGCTCCTTTCAACCCCCTGGTCATGGCCCCGGGGGTCTATGGCCCACCCTACGTGCCCTACGGCAGCTTCCCGGGGCTCCCGGCACCCCCGCCACCCTCCGCCCCCTCTCCGGCGCAACTTGACCTGCCGGCTGCCGAAAACCCCAGCTTGTCCGGGAccttcagctctgctcccaaGGGCGAGGGGCCGCCCGCTGCCGGGGGTCCTGACTGCGGATACCTGGAAAGCCTGTACTACATCCCCACAGGGATGCgggccagccccggccccagccccggccagCCCCCTGCCCACGCCAGCCCTGCCGGGCCCGAGAAGGGACCGCTGCTGCGGATGTGACAGTCCTCGGCTGGGGACAGACCCGCATGGCATGTCCCTTCCCGAGCGGCCGGGCTTTAACCCCAAAGTCAGCATGACCCCCGGCACGGGATAGACCCCCTGCCTGCGGCTGAGCTGGCGAAGCACCACGGGGTAACGGGCACCGGCTGGACCTCACCGGCTCCTCATGGGAACGGGGAGAAAAAGGGTATTTTCCAATGTGAGCACctggcagccccggggcgggccTGAAGTCATGGACCCCAGCCAGCAAAGGGACTAGATGGACGGCCCCCGCCTTCCCCCCGTACTGCCGGTCCCGTCCCGAGGGTGACCCGGGCTGGTTGGCACAGGGGAACAATGGCCTGGCCACCGCCAGCCCCCTGCAGCCACGGCTGCGGCACGGACGCCctaaaatagtaataaaaatgctgaGACAGCATTAAAACCTGCATATTCATCCTGTGTTTGTGTCGTCTGTAAAGGGGGGTGTGAGGGGCTCCCGCAGCCCCTTCGGGGGAGCTGAGGGGCTGAGGCACTCGGACCTCGCAGTCCGTCCGTCTGTCCTGGAGTGTCCACCGGATGAATCCCAGtccctgggagcaggagggggctCTGCAGTCATCAGCGAGCCCTGAACCCCAGCCCTTGAACCCCAAACCTCAGCCCTGAACCCCaaacccccaccccagccccagcgcAGGTAGGTCCACGCCATCCCAGGGAGGATTTGGGTccaggaggaggggggggtCAGGCGTTACAGGACTGAATGACACCAAAAACCTCCCGGAGAGGGGGCAGTCAGTCGGGGACACCCACgcaccccctccctcccccccccccccccgccctgacACCCCGGGGATGGCCGGGGCCGCGTCAGCCGGATGCAGATGTGTCAGCTGCGCATCGGCGCCCGCTCACCAGCCCCGGGGGGTTTATAGCCGCCCCGCGCCTCCGCCCCGGCACTTTCGGCATCGCGGCAGGATGCAGCCGGCGCTGGCGGTGTGGCTGGCCCTGAGCCTGCTGGCAGGGACGGGGGTCGAGGGGATGTGTGGGGacccccccgccaccccggcCCACTCCATCCCTGCGCCCCAGCTCAGCCTTGAGGAGC
This portion of the Gymnogyps californianus isolate 813 chromosome 14, ASM1813914v2, whole genome shotgun sequence genome encodes:
- the PROB1 gene encoding LOW QUALITY PROTEIN: proline-rich basic protein 1 (The sequence of the model RefSeq protein was modified relative to this genomic sequence to represent the inferred CDS: inserted 1 base in 1 codon), which produces MPRGKRDPVLLSHAELPGTDGEGPRSGGEGRRSTSEEEGHLLGLPRDDLTKSMSGSSVSSYHSALCSEATETFKDCLEFLDEEGTPPRDAGRRGGHAEGAAPGRWAPVGAPGVPPPPGPLARPQQAQLSIAAKNSPAPGQGGRMGPLGGDRQPATAATTASGELALPRQPGGMLGGAPSDSDEADGEVRALTARAFRSLSGPPGARLDMCSSHTSSSLSNSLSEDGGRPRRWPAAGGEPRGTVLLGLLGKEQFECVDVELESGEARKGHCKKRTVPKRQILLKRKERKETGFGPWGDSPVPQPLPPTRKEPLSKGRAVGEDFRLNYKQFMKAASLDTDKTRVASCLVRNVLAKKMQYEQRIKMEQKGLRGSSTSSGPSSAGTDLLGDGLEGKSSSLSRSDCSFSAEDLRGSGMPVAVVATVAVGDATATHPAKGVVLSEATRESVCKLKKTFNELNERMKYQEVLEGHRLPGAAEEPASERTRYRRARALFEAHPGVGKALDVAPRFERAPKPWPSLKQRAIRPSHPQTLPFEADSLALPATPPRRLFTSRAQEVRLAPQNRQKEKPPVVPRQPPSPSSPDRGSPPAAPPKLEEKGKGRIPKPRDVRKLVKSSYSLCFATAGASCGTTAPARGGEPPPATPLVIHCTSVCRREPATEPGDEEVLAAAGQEPAPACAEGPAKLTGSRPSPTQGSPVHITRVQATRRWAAATEGPPASPPRRERSELRVPPRAPAAEGVPHVETHLHVLVGRRSPAAAREGSPTQSSAVLRTEKTLLLPPPPPSPTEGKGGRGHGGTGGLHAAEGPKITVPQHGGSDSGDPQARPPAGGSTYPQPVKPAARSTPELPASEQRQKQPGSRLVSAGSGGSAAGTDPAAPFQAGEGGEGPSGQLPERREAWEHLPKWPAATEPYLPAAPAENSNYLAIPVKAPKSSPMPELPSVPIPASTSFGTPLVPNPASTSFGTPLVPKPASASSGTPMVPNMTNSSFGYPSASSLASTSFGTPLVSNPTNKSFGTPLIPYPASASFGAPLVPNLCGASFGTPLVPNSANASFGTPLVPNPSSVSFGTPLVPNPSSASFGTPSVPNLANSSLGVPLVPNPASSSFGXPLVTNPVPASLGHPSVSNVASSSFGSPLVPNLASAPLGTGVCPLPGGEVPWSKPGPEPPLPRPPEAPAAAECPVPLPPAQPQPRLEDAPHFLKRTDGASPSSKSAPSPTKPFAPHLPAHRRMLVDPDSGKCYYMEPPRQPQLKTLYDPETGQYLEVLIPPVASHAGLYQAPFNPLVMAPGVYGPPYVPYGSFPGLPAPPPPSAPSPAQLDLPAAENPSLSGTFSSAPKGEGPPAAGGPDCGYLESLYYIPTGMRASPGPSPGQPPAHASPAGPEKGPLLRM